One genomic region from Actinomycetota bacterium encodes:
- a CDS encoding phosphoribosylformylglycinamidine cyclo-ligase — MTDDQPREPVTYRDAGVDTAEGARAVERIRAAVRSTRRPEVIGDIGGFGGLFSAAAFKDMTEPVLVSGTDGVGTKIELAKLLDRHDTVGIDLVAMCANDIL; from the coding sequence ATGACCGACGACCAGCCACGCGAGCCCGTCACCTACCGCGACGCCGGTGTCGATACGGCCGAAGGCGCGCGTGCGGTCGAGCGCATCCGCGCCGCGGTCCGCTCGACACGCCGCCCCGAGGTCATCGGCGACATCGGCGGGTTCGGCGGGCTGTTCTCAGCGGCGGCGTTCAAGGACATGACCGAGCCGGTCCTGGTCTCGGGCACCGACGGCGTCGGCACCAAGATCGAGCTCGCGAAGCTGCTCGATCGCCACGACACCGTTGGCATCGACCTCGTCGCCATGTGCGCGAACGACATCCT